One Pseudomonas syringae CC1557 genomic window, CGTTGTGCCGAGTGCTGACCAGTGATTTTGCGCTGTTGCACCGACTGCATCACAAGGGGCATTTCGCGGCCATGATTCATGGCTGGCCGTTATCGACACCCGAAACCCGGCTGCTGACGGATCACCAGGCTGTCCTTGCGCTCAGCACGGAGATTGCGCAGTGGGTGTTCAAACCGGCTTACTCGCGTTTCGCTTCGCAAACCCTGATTCAGCCCGACGCGAGGCAGTTGAGCAAGGTTCAGCCCAGTATCGAGGCGCCGTGGGTTGCGCAGCGTTTCATTAAGGGCCTTGAGTTCTGTAGCTTCAGCGTGTTGATCGAGGGGCAGTTACGCGCTCATGGCGTCTACCAGCCGCGCTATCGGGTGGGCCGGGGTTCGGGGATCTATTTTGCGCCTGCGACGCCCGAACCTGTGCGTCGATTCCTGGAGCAGTTCGGCGGTGAAACCGGCTATACCGGGCAGATCGGTTTTGACTTTATCGAAGATCAAGCAGGCCGTTTCCATGTGCTGGAGTGCAACCCGCGGGCGACCAGTGGCGTACACTTGTTCGACAATCAGCGCCAGGCGTTGGTGAAAAGCCTTGGCGAAGCATCGAGCGGCGTAATTGAGCCTACCCAGGAACCGCGAATGATCGCACTGGCGATGCTTTTACTGGCTGCGCCTTCACGTGCGTTGCGTGCGGGGTTCTGGCGCGATTACCGGCTGGCCTGCGACGTGATCGTTCAGCAAGGAGACGTCCTGCCGCTGGCTGCCCAATGGCTGAGCCTTGGGGAAATCATCTATCGCGCTTCCTCCCGCCGCTGCGGATTGCTGGCCGCGTCCACCGCCGACATCGAATGGAACGGGCAGGCATTAGAGGAGCCACCACAGTGAAGCTATTGTTTCAGGAGCAACTCCTTCAGGAGCCGGTGACCCCCCACGACAGTCCAGCCCGACAATACGTCCGCGGCTGGAGCGAGGCAGGACTGATCGCCAATGTCAGCACGCGGATGGCGCTGCTGGACACCGGGACGCAGCAGCTTGCGGTGAGCATCAATGACGGACACGGCCCTGAAGACAACTGCTATGTGGTGTCGCCCCGTACCGCCTACAGCGGTTACGCCCGCGAAGAACTCAACCGCATTGGCCGCCCGTGGTTGACCCGACCACTGAGCGCCCTGACCCAAGGCGTCGATGCCTTGTTGAGCGCAGCCAAAGTCGACAAGCTGGTTCAGGTCAACAACTGGCTGCTGTCGACCAATCTGCATCCCGCTGACTGGGATCTGAACGAGCTGCCGCAGATCAGTGCTTTTTTGCAGCGAACATTTCCTGATCACGCGCTGTGTTTTCGCTCGATCAATGAGTTCAGTAACCGTGAACTGAAACAGCGTTTGCAAGGGCTCGGCTTCCTGAGTATCCCTAGCCGACAGGTGTATGTATTCGACGGCCGGAGCGGGGCAGATGCACCGTTCCTCCGGCATCACAACACCCGACTCGACCGCACACTGTTGCGCCGCAGCCCCTATGAGGTAGTGCCTGGCTCTGCCCTGAGCGACAGTGATTTTCTGCGGGTAGAACAGCTGTATAACCTGCTGTATCTGGAAAAATATTGCAGGCTCAACCCTCATTACAGCGCCCGCTGGATGCAGCGTGGTCAACGTGAAGACTGGCTGGAGCTGCGTGTTCTGCGCAACCCGGATGGTCGTATTGATGGCGCGTTGGGCTGGTTTGCCAATGCCGCTACCATCAGCACCCCGATTGTGGGATATGACACTGCATTGCCACAGAGAACCGGCTTGTACCGGCAATTGACCTGTCTGTGCCTGCTGGAAGCCGCCGAGCGCCGCACCGTGCTGAACTTCAGCTCTGGCGCTGCAGGTTTCAAACGCCTGCGTGGGGGCCAGCCGCAGATCGAGTACAGCCTGATCAAGGTCGCCCATTTGCCTTGGCAGCGTCGCTGGATATGGCGATTGCTCAGCGTTTTGCTGCATGGAATAGGTGTGCCCCTCATGAGAGCACTCAAACTGTGAATCACCTTACTCAATGGTGGCCGGTAGCGCTGAGCCACAAACTGAAAAAAGACCCGATGGCGTGTCAAGTTCTCGACATGCCACTGGTGCTGTTTCGCGTCGACGATGGACGCGCTGCCGCATTGCCGGACCGCTGTCCCCATCGCTTTGCGCCATTGAGTCAGGGCCGGGTTCGCGATGGACATATCGAATGCCCTTATCACGGTTGGCGGTTTTCCGCAGACGGCCGTTGCACCCGAGTACCCGGCACTGATCAGTGCCCCTCAAGCAAAGCATTGCTCAACAGCCTGGCCTGTTGCGAAGCCCACGGCCTGGTGTGGGTCTGCCTGAGTGATCAGCGTCCAACTGAGGTGCCGGTTGCCCCGGCCCAGCAGGGGCAAAAACTCGATACGTTCTGGATGACGGATCAAGTGCAGTGTTCATTGCAGGACGCCGCAGAAAACTTTCTGGACGGATTTCACACCCATTTTGTTCACGCCGCGTGGATTCGTCACGATAAGCAGCGCCAACGCATCTCGGTCCTGGTTCGTGCGCTCGATGACGGTATCGAAGCGATTTACAGCGATGAGGGCAAACAGTCAGGGCTTATCTCGCGATTGTTCGAAGGGCAGCGGGGCGAGAGCATGGGGCGTTTTCGTCTGCCAGGGCTTTCGGAAATCGAGTACCGCAATGGCAATGATTGCCTCAATCTGCTGGTCAGCGCCTGGATGACTCCTTGTGCTGACGGGCAGCTGCGGGTTTTCGCGCGAGTCGCGACGGCCCGGGGTAAAACTCCCGCCGTGCTGAAACGTGCCGTATTGCGGCAGGCGTTCAAGGTCATCTTGCGGCAGGACCGACAGATTCTGGAGCAGGTCAGTGCCAACAGACGACGCTTCCAGCAATACCCGGTCAAGCCGCTGGATGGCCCGCAAGACTTGCTGGGGCCTGGCATCCGGCATTTGCTTGAGCTGGGGCAGTCGCTGGTTTTTGACGAGCGCTCCGTTGATATATCGCTGTGAGGCAAACCCAATCCGGTAGGACCGAATTCATTCGGGTAGGCGGTATTTCAGTCTATAAAAAGGCTGCGAATGTACCGGCCCCTTCGCGAATAAATTCGCTCCCACGGATTTGTTTTTGCAGGCCAACATTGAATCTCCCACTGGTAAAAGTCTCAGGATCTGCGGTTGGAAAAACTCACTGTCGACTCTGCGCATCCTGGCGATCGACTGAATCGTTGGCGTCTTTCTGGTAGCGCGGCGCGAAGTGCGGCAACAGTAACCGCGCCCAGGCGGACACAATTTTACCGGCTTCTTGAGGACAGCGTGCAGCCCTGGATTGTGGAAGCAGCCCTCGATCAACAATTGAGGCGTACTCCTGTGGATTACGGCCATACACCATGCAGAGCAAGTTGTAATACCGCTGTTCGTTCAGGGAGTGCTCGTCCGAGAATGCATCGTGGAGTGCATCGCTATTTTGCAGTGACGCATTATTTTTGAACCAGGTGGCGGTCATCGACAATACCCGGGTGAGCTGCTCAGGGGTTTCATCACGGTTTACATGCATCAGGATCATGGTCGCCGCCATTTGATCAACTGCGTCTTCTTCGCGGCCGGTAGAGGGCAGGTTCAGCAAGTCGATAAATGCATGGCCGGTTTCATGCAGCAGAATAAAACGCAGGTTGGACTTCACGTAATCGGTCGGGAAATCCGGATCGTTGTTCGTATTCAGTTCATCGGCCTGACGCAGCAAGTAGTTAACCATCTCATAGCAGAGGAAGACCGCCGAGTCTTTCGGGCTGTAGAACGAATTCACCATCCCGCACTCCATGGCCACATAGTGCAGAGGGCGAGGCATCATGAACATGCCGTCCATGGCGTCAATTTCGACGTTACCAACCAACAGGTCGGCCTTGCGTGTGAAACGATAGGCTTCTTCCAGCCTGGCATCGCGAGGGGCTTGGTACGTATAGGAAAAGCGTGTGCCCTTGCCGTCCGAGACATCGATTTTTTGCGCATTCTTTGCTGCAGGTTGCGGCTGGGTGGGTTGCACAGGTTGCTGTGCGGGTGGTGGAGTATTTGCGTTGTTCTGAGGCGGGTTGCCGCCAGACTCGTTTTTCGCAGCCTGAGCCAGCCCGACAAGGTAGGAATAGTCAGGCTCTCTGTTTTGGCGAGGGGTATCAAAGGGCTCGAAGCTGTTTGAAATCAATACCGAGATCGCCTGCATTTCTGCATCCCTGCTGCCGCTCCAGACCAAGTCATAACCACGGACTTCGCCACCACGCTGTTCATAACGGCTGTAGTATTTACCGGTGCCGCGATCACCCGCGATGATGAACAAGCTCCCTTTTCTGAACGAGTAAGTCACGGTGGATTTACCGTTGCCGGTCAGGTCGTTGTACAGCGCGTCGATGGCGTCGGGTTTGACGTTATCAATACGTAATAGCTCGATCGAGACACTTTTGTCTTCGGCGTCGATATTGACGAAGTTGGGTTCCGGGTTAGTGGTTCTGGTGAGCAACTTTGAAGGGTAGGCCAGCGTCACGCCGGATTTGGGTTCGGTGATGGTCGTCCAGCCATACTTCGTCCGGTTATTCAGCGCCATACCACCCAGATGCACGGCGAGGTCGGCATTGAGCATTCCGGTGCCAGGTTGCTTGTATTGCTGCTGAACAGTAGCAATGGCATCCCGTGTGCCTTTGCCGAACTGGCCATCGATCCAGCCGTTGTAAAACCCGCCCCAGATCAAGCCTTCCTGGATCAGCTTTCGCTCATCGAAATTGAGCGAGCCTTCGGTGTCGTCGGCATTCTGGGTGGCGTAGGGGTTCGCGGGTGCCGTGACACCCGCGAACACGCCTGCAGGCTGCCAGGCAAAGGTTGCAACAGTCGTGATCAACGCCACGTGCAGCATTCGATTTTTCCAGCTCGTCGAGGAGCGGGTAGCTACGGTCCCTATCGTCAATGGAATAGCCCCTGAAGTGCGCTCGCCGGATAAAGTAGGTTCGTCATCGTTCAGTTCAGTTGTCAGGTAGTGCTTCATAGCCTTCCAGTGCATAGCCACCGATACTCGTGCCCGTCAGGTGAGCGTCATCGCACCTGTAACTTCGCCGTTCGTAACTGTAAGAAGTCCGTGTCTGCTTTATGTCGCGAAGAAGCTGCCGGAATTGCCAGCCTTCCTCGACTTCGTAAGTCAGGTGTTTGTCATCAATGGCGACCACGCCATCGGAGTAGATCAACGTCTGCCTCGATCCGTTGTCACTGGGCAGAGTATGCGGATCGGCTTTTTGCTGATCGGTTCGCCAGGTCGCCTCAAGGAAAGCACGGCAGGCGGAAGCGCTGGGCAACGTCCGGTCTTCGATCGTGCTGGGTGGCAGTTGCCCGCTGGCATGCGCGCAAATGGGCAGGACCAGAAGTACAAGTGAAACCATGAAGCCTGCTGAGGCTTTACGAGGTGTTGTTCTCCAGACGGATGCAGTAGCCATACTCCGTAGTTATCCTTAAATGCTCCACAGTCGGCGGCTTTTAATGTCGGCTATGAAGTCACGCTATCGGCCGCAATTGCGAAGGTTGGTTATTAGCAATTTACGGGGAAACGATAAAATTCCAATAGACATCCGTACTATAGGTGCCACGATCGTGCGTGTGCTAATAACTAAATTTAACAAGCGTTTTTTTAACGGCTCCGTGAAGATACCGAGATGCTCAAGGTAAGCGCGCTGTTTGTTTTCCTGGCATTGACGGTTGATATAAGTCGCCGCCAGGCGTGCATGGATTAAAGCTTCGGCTGATATTAAAGTCAGCCGCTTCTTGCATGACAATGGTGAAGGTTGCTTCATCCTCGCTTTGCCAGTGCTCCAGTAGCGCCTGGTAACTCGGGACGAGCGTCTTTGGAGCCGTGAAATCCGTTTCGATGTTGAACGCCTGGGGAAACAAACCAATCAAGAAAGCGTCACTCGTGCCGCGCTTTATTCTGCGCATCTCACGCATCGTGTTAATGCGCTGGTCTTTCTCGGCTATTTCGATAAATAAACGGGCACAGATCTTGGCGCGGCCCCACCAGGAAAACATCGCCGCACCGGCAGCCCTCATGCCATATTTAAACTCTCTTGACCAGTTTCCCAGATCCTGACGCATATGGCTGTACATACCGTCCCAACTCAGCAAGAGCGTTCTTAAGGATGCGGCACGCTGGAGCGTGTGGCTGAGCATTGGCCTGTCGCCGCGAAGAAACGCGTTACAGCTGGCCAAATCGTAGTAATGAGCCAGGCTGTCCAAAGGCAGTCCTGTCTTGGCGTGCATTGGCCCTGGAGCATCTGTGTAGCCCTGAACAGCCGCTGTGAAGCGCTCGTATTTGCCACTAAGCCCGGCGTGTTCGTTCCACTCGCGACAATCCAGTGCGATGGGCTTTAGGGAAGGATGGATATTGCTTTGCATGCGAAGCGGCACTCCTGAGTCTGATGATGTGAATGCGATTATTGAGGGTTTTGCAGAAACACCACATACCCCGAAAATCCCTCACTGCGCTCCAGATAAGCCGGTGCGTTCCACTCACCGCCCTGAATCAGTCCCACTTTGAAAGGCAGCCCTAGGCGACTCAGTCGTGGCAGATAGGCTTTGTAATCCGGAATGCTGTGCCTGCCCTGATAGGTTTGAACCACTACCTCATCGATCACGCCTTTGAGCTCGCCGATGACTGAAGCGTCGGCGTTGCTGCTCCAGTCCATCAAGCCCGTGATGCTCAACTGATAGTTGTCGGGAAGGCGCTGGCGCAGATCGCGCAGGAAATCCACATATTCGTTGAGGTAACGCGTACGGGCGTCAAAGTCTATCTGAATGCCGACAACGTTATTACCGGCCTGCTGCCATCTATTGAGTTGCCCGAGCAACTGCGTGTAGACAGATTCCGGCCAGCGTAGGGTATGTGCACGATAAACAATCCAGAGCTCTTCCTGAGGCAGCCTGGAGACTGGCATGCCCTGAGCGAAAAAATTCACGCGCCGATACCGCTCATTGCGTGAACTGCTGATTTGTCCTTGCAGCACATACAGCGTTTTGGCCTTGGCGAGCACGTCTTGCGATGACACTCCTCCCCATAGCCAGAACGCATCATATCCGTCGGCCTTAACTGCGGCAGATGCCGTAGCAACATGCAGCAGGCTGACCAAGGTCAGCCATAACAGCGCCCGCATTTACCAGTAATACTGTTGGGATTTCGCCCAACGCGTATCAGCAAATTCCTTCTTGAGGTCCTGGAACCAGAATCTACGGACTTTGGGTTCTACATCCTCTCCGCCACAACTATTGATACCGGTTGGCCCATAGCAATTGATGCCGCGGTAAAGCGCATAAGCGACGTCTGTATGGGTGGCCTTTGGATCGTTGATGACCGTGACATAAGCGGTATGTCGCGAGAACGACTCGCCCGGGAAACCCGAGGGACCGTTGCCCAGCACGCCATCAGTCGGCCTTTCATTCAGTGGCGAGTCGTCCAGATGGTTACGCAACATGAACTCGCCCATACAAATCAAACCCTGGGAGTCGCCCGGGTTTTTGTCCAGTGCTGCCGCAGTTTCGGCAATGCCTGGGCAACGGTAACCGGACTCTGCCTTTTCACCGTTCCACTTGAACAATGCCAGTGAATGGCCCTGATCATATTGATAGCCCAAGCTGTAACTGAGCTTGGTGTCAGGCACTTGATCAGGCAGTTGTTTCAGGTCCTTGGCAAACGCTGCGAACTGACCGTGCACCAATTGTTTATAGAGCAGCAGGAAGAGGGCGGTGTCGCGTTCAGTTTTGCTGATCCCTTGACTAATTTGTTGACGAAGCAGGTCTGCATTGGCCGATTTGGCTAGCAGGATATACCGCACTTTCTCGTTCTTGATCGGTGAGTCTGCGCGGAATGCATCTGCTACCTGGCCGTTTCGCTCATAGTTCATTGCCAGCACGAGTTGCAGTTGCTCTTGCTGCAAAGGCAATTGGGCCTTGCTCAACAAGTGCAGCCAGAGTTGCTGTGCCTTCTTGTCGTCCTTGATAGCTTCAAGGGCTAGGCCCCGCAACATTTGCTGGCTGAACGCGACATAGCTCAGCGTGTCGGGCACCTCGGACGGCAACAATTGCAGCGCGCGATTCGGATTTTTTTCGGTATAGAAGGCGACCGCTGCTTGCAGATAGCTGAAGAGTGCTGGCTGTTGAGCAAAAATATCCTTCTGCTGAAGCAGCGCCGGTTCAGTCAACGTGTTCGAGATCCCCACCCGCATCCACATCAGGTCATTGACAGCCGTAATCAGTGGCGAACTGACAGGCGCTTTGTTGGGGGTGATCAGCTTCAGATCCAGTTCGCGAATCAGCGCATTGTAGGCGGTGCTGTCGGCTTGAGTGACTTTGTCGATGTCGGCAAACATTGCTTCGTACTCGGCAGCAAGCTTGTTGGTGTCCTGTAACAGCCAGTAGACACGGCGCAGCAGCCCTTTGGCGGTGGCGGAATACGTGCCCGACGGGAACGTTTCAAGGTACTTGTCGAAGGCATTCTCGGCGCGTTGGGCAGCCGCTTTATCGACCCGGTCAGGCTTCAACTCGCCGTAATCAAAGGCCTTCTCCTGAGCCAGGTTCAACTCGCTGCGGCCGATCATGTACAGCGATGTGTCTTTCAACCAGGGGTTGGGATTATCCGCGAGCGACGTGAAGCCATAGGTGGATTCAAGGAACCGACCGCTGTAAAAATCTCCCGCAGCCTCCAGATAGGTAGCAAAAGACTTGCCTGCAGTGGACTTCACATCCACGGGCAGCATGCTTTTAACTTGCTCTCGCTCCCAACTGCACGACGAGAGCATGCGCAACCGACTCGCGCCTAGTGCAGAGCGTTCAGCAGGAGATAAGTCCGCAGTCTTAACCAGCGCCTGAATAAAATTTGCAGCTGTCTGTTCATTGTTGCTTCGGCAACGACTGCCTTCACCGTTGACCAGTGTCGAGCTGGCGACCTCTGCCTGCTCGCGCTTGATTCCAAGGCTTGTCAGCAATGCATCAAGGCTCTGACCTTTTACGCTATCGGGAGACTTCTCGTCCGCATCGTCTGACCCAGGTTGAAGGCGGTAGTAGGCGAAAGGCACCTCACCATAACCTTCTGCGATGTCATCTTTGCTCAAGGGCGCGGGCGTTAGCGGCAGTTTGCCGGAGTCTGCCAGTAACAGGCGCAAGTTGACGGTGCTGTCATTACTGGGGCTGAGAAAAGGGAGATTGCTGCAAACGCTGAATTGATTCTTATTGACTGACCAGGTCGGCGCGCACGAGTCATCATCACTTGCCTGAGCCTGGAAAGCAGTGATCGCACTTACAGCAAGAGCCAGAGTAGTCAGCAACCGATGGTGCATAGAACATCCTTCATAGATAACTAACAGATCAGCGATGCGCATGAGTGGCATTGAGAAAGGCTATACCGAGGGGCCACACGAACAAATAGCACACATGTGCTATTGAAAACGGCCTGGCATGAATGAATTAATTGCTGTCATTGGGTACATCTTTTCGAAGACGATCACCAAACGCGAGTCATAACAGGCGAGCACGATCAGAATCCATCAAGGGGTTGTCCATGGAACTAGCTCCTGGACTGAACGTTAGAAGATTTTTTCGACATGCCGCGCTATACAGTTCAGGGGTCGTCATCGGAGTTTTCATCTTTCTGATGTGGGACTCGGTGCGTTCGCCATCTTTTCTAACTGATGGATTACCCACTTCATGGAACGCCGCGTCTGCGGAATTTGACAGCCGACTGCGCACCCGTTTTCCATTGGGTATGCCCGCAGGTGATTTCATTCGCGAACTCAACAAGGAAGGTTTCAAGCCCACGTGGTTTGAGAGGGCAGGTTATTACGGTGCTGTACGACGCGAGGGATGGATACCGTGCAGAGTGACTGCCCGGGTCCGCTGGCAGCCTGGGCCGGGTGATACGCTGGCTTACGTTGACGGCAACTACCGGGAGGAGGGCTGTCTGTAAAACCCCATCAACAGTTTCCCGGGAAACATCAGATCAAGAATTACCAAGGATTCCCGTAATGAAGTACCCCGCGGTTGCAGTTCTTTTGCTGGCTTTCTCCTCTCAGCATGCTCTGGCGCGATTCATGGATTGTGGTAAGGCATCAGCCGAAATAGAGCATTTGATATGCGCCGACCCCCGCTTGGTGGCTGCTGACGCGGCAATGGGTAAAGCCTATGCGGAGATCCTGAAGAGCACCGATGATGCCGGAATTCGCAGCATGCTGATTTCGAGCCAGCGTCGCTGGATTGCGGCAAGAGATCAGGGGCTCGGGGAACTGCGTAACAGTGTTAATGAGCGGACAGGTGTGCCATACACCCGGCAGGCACGTAGCAATATCGTGCTGAAAGCGATGCAGGAGCGTACTCGGCAACCGGGCCGGACTTCAGATCAGGCATCGGCGAAACCTGGCCTGGTTCAGCGAGCGATTGACCAGCGTACGTTTGATGCAGGATTTACAGGTGGCCAGTTTGACGGAAGTATCGTTGAATGTGAATTTGTGCCACAAGCGGATGCGTATGCTTACGGTTGTTTCGGGACTCGTTTTTTTCAGAATAACAACCGGGTCTGCAGTGTTTCTCAGGACTGGGCCAGCGGGGAGCTGTATCAGACCCGCTCTGTTGCGGACGTCATTGGAGGTAAGCCGAAGATGATTGCCACATGCAAGTCGGGTATCAAGGATTGCGCTGAAGGCAGTCATGGCTGGAGTGCAAGGTCCGGGCAGCCGGATGCAGATACGCAACGTATCTATGACCAGATTGGTAAACAAACGCTGACCAGTCTGGACGTCGAACTCTGGGCCGAAGAGGGCAATGAGCAGTGGTTGAAACAATGCCTGACAGATCCCGGTTTTCCATGGGGCGCGTCTGCAGACCTGAACGCCATGTTTGACGAGATTTACGCGTCGAGAAAGCCAGTCGGGTTTGAGCAAATCGATGTCAGCGATGTGGTCACCCGATATTTTCCGCTGAATACCCGCCATGCTGCGCTCATCCAGTCATTCACGCCACCCGGGACATGGACGATTGTTGAGGATCTGCCAGACAGACTTGTCGTTCGGGATAACCGGGGGCGAGCTATGATTGAACCTGATGCCAGTTCCGTTGTGATGACCTTCGCGTTCAGTAGAGACAGTACGCTTAGTCAGGTAACTGCCGTTCTCATAAAAAGCCAGTAGAGAGAAGCTGGTCTGGATCACATCGCAACTTGGCGCAACATTGAACGCTTTCCCGTGAGCGAGCAGGACACTTCAGTTTGCCCGCCCATACCAACCTTCAATACGTGATGGAGTTATAAATGTCTAAGCTTGCAGAGTTTCGTTTGCTGGAAAGAAAATTGGCCGAACAGCTCAAAGAGCTGGATGCGCTGAAAGGCGATGAAGAGCTAAAGAAAGAGATCGAATTCGAAACCAGATTACGCAACCTGTTGGCTGATTACAGTTTCAGCCTAAAAAATGTGGTGGCGGTGCTTGATCCCCAGGCCTTTGCTCTCCGACTCGAGACTGAAAAGCCCGTCAGCGCGCGTAAAACCCGTAGAGCGCGAGTAATCAAAGTGTTCAAGAACCCTGAAACCGGGGAGGTTGTTGAAACGAAAGGAGGCAATCATCGCACCCTTAAAGAGTGGAAGGCCAAGTACGGTGCAGATGTCGTGGACTCGTGGCTCGCCAACTGATTTGAATAAGCAGACACCCAATAGTGCGCCGGGGTGCGGCCGTATGATTTTTCATACATGACCCCGGCTTTTTCTTCGATACACCTTAATTGCTTTATTCCCTTCCATAGCACATGTGTACTATTTTTTAACGGACTGGTAGCGGGTATAGTCTGTTTTATATCGCTATCGCTCTGGAGACGAAACTGCATGTTAAAAAAAATCGCGTTGACGCTTCTTATTGCTTCAAGTCTCGCAGGCTGCAATGTCATTGCCAGCAAAACCAATGTGCTGGATGACGAGAAGATCAAATCGATTGGCGCTGGAGCTTTGGGTTATGCGCCAGAAGATTTGACCCTCGTCAATCGTCGTACCGACGGCACTAACACCTACGCCAACTTCAAGACCAACGATAAAAAAGAGTTCGTTTGCATTATTAACGGTGGCAACCTGCTGACCATGGGCATGACCAATCCGCCTTCATGCTCGAAAAAGGGCGAACCCGTCAAGCAATCGCCTTACTAATATCGACAGTCACTCGTTCAATTTTAATGGGTTGATCTCGGTGTATGACACGGTGATCAACTCAGGTTTTTTTCAACGCTTAATAACCCTCGTTTTCATAAGTATTAACCATCATGAAATAGTTAATTCTTCCAGCATTGTTAATTATGAGGAAGTCGGGCTGCAGTACGATAAACCCGGAGAGAGGCATCGCCAGCGAGCTGGTAGGGCAGAATGTAAGTGAGGCTTTGAATCGTCTGGTACTCTCCATGGGTAGCCCAGATATATCACTCCCTCGATCAGCAATCCTGAATATACCTTTTATGAGTGGATGAGCAACGAAAGTTATTGCGACGTCCCACGACTCGCCGGCTCATACACTAACGCCTCTCGAGGCCAAGTGCAGGATGTAGCAAATTGGACCTCAGATCGCAAACACGGCCTGCAGGATAAATATGACCGGTAACTCCAAAGGCCTTATCGAGTACTACTAAACCATAGGCTGTGGCTTTATGGGGATGGGTAATGCTGGATCGCTGCACAAGTGGAGGGGGATTAACTAAGGTTACTCGCAATTCAGTTTTCGGGGCCTAATCGACATTGGTCGATCGGCTCTCTTCGGTTCTCATCAAACAGCATGCAGACTACTGGATTGAAAAGTATTTTCTGTAGGATCTGCCGAAGGCTGCGAAGCATTTCTCCTAATCCACCGCGATCGCAGTCTTCGGCAGCTCAGGCCCAATGTTTTCCGCGAGACAGTGCGGTGCCATCGATACCGGGGTAGCTCTCATCAACAAGCTACAACTATTGAGTTTGGAATGCTTTTCCGAGCTCACGAGCACCGCGGGGCGGCGGTGGCGATCTGTCTGATACACCGCTATCGCGGCCTTGTGGTGCTCGATGGAGCGCCAACCCGTTCGTTCCTACAGTCCAATATTTGCTCCGGATACAGGGGCGGCTCCTACGCAATAAAAGCCCACATCTGCAGCATGGTCATATAGCACATATGTGCTATTGAGCGCGTTTGTAGCGACTGATACCGTCCCAGGTTTGTCTTTGCGTCGACGCAGCCAATGATTCGTGCAGCGAGAGCCAGACGGAGGGCGTTTATTACGGGCGAAGAGGCGGTCCATGGGTGAAATCAGTTTCAGGCGTCGTCATTCAAAACAAGCGACGCGCTTGCTAGCTTTGCTGGTCGTGGCCTGGAGCGGGGCATTTGCAGGCTCTGCGGTGGCCAGCGACAAGTCATCAGGGATATGTATTGCCAAGGCCGATTTTCGCCAAGGTTCGCCAGTCGAGACTCAAACGCGGATCAGCAACGCGCGCGGCGTACCTGGTCACAACAAAACCGAAACCCTCGACCGTCAGTCATTTGCCGGCGCCAATTCGCTGGTACAGGTACATAACACGCTGATTAATAACGCCACTGAGTGCACCGGTTACGCCTTCGTCGACCTGGTGGATGGCAAGCTCGTCAAATCCGGCAACCAGCACGGCAGCGGTGCTTCGCTGGTCACTACTTATAACGAGTCCCCACTGGCTGTCCCGAGCGATCTGCAGCCGGGGCAAACCGTCACGGTCAGCTATCTCAGCAAAACTGTCACGACCGGGCCGGGTGTCGAGTACGAGATCACTGAAAAGCACACCTATATCGGGCGAGAGGCAGTAACGACCC contains:
- a CDS encoding DUF4344 domain-containing metallopeptidase is translated as MLHVALITTVATFAWQPAGVFAGVTAPANPYATQNADDTEGSLNFDERKLIQEGLIWGGFYNGWIDGQFGKGTRDAIATVQQQYKQPGTGMLNADLAVHLGGMALNNRTKYGWTTITEPKSGVTLAYPSKLLTRTTNPEPNFVNIDAEDKSVSIELLRIDNVKPDAIDALYNDLTGNGKSTVTYSFRKGSLFIIAGDRGTGKYYSRYEQRGGEVRGYDLVWSGSRDAEMQAISVLISNSFEPFDTPRQNREPDYSYLVGLAQAAKNESGGNPPQNNANTPPPAQQPVQPTQPQPAAKNAQKIDVSDGKGTRFSYTYQAPRDARLEEAYRFTRKADLLVGNVEIDAMDGMFMMPRPLHYVAMECGMVNSFYSPKDSAVFLCYEMVNYLLRQADELNTNNDPDFPTDYVKSNLRFILLHETGHAFIDLLNLPSTGREEDAVDQMAATMILMHVNRDETPEQLTRVLSMTATWFKNNASLQNSDALHDAFSDEHSLNEQRYYNLLCMVYGRNPQEYASIVDRGLLPQSRAARCPQEAGKIVSAWARLLLPHFAPRYQKDANDSVDRQDAQSRQ
- a CDS encoding aromatic ring-hydroxylating oxygenase subunit alpha, whose protein sequence is MNHLTQWWPVALSHKLKKDPMACQVLDMPLVLFRVDDGRAAALPDRCPHRFAPLSQGRVRDGHIECPYHGWRFSADGRCTRVPGTDQCPSSKALLNSLACCEAHGLVWVCLSDQRPTEVPVAPAQQGQKLDTFWMTDQVQCSLQDAAENFLDGFHTHFVHAAWIRHDKQRQRISVLVRALDDGIEAIYSDEGKQSGLISRLFEGQRGESMGRFRLPGLSEIEYRNGNDCLNLLVSAWMTPCADGQLRVFARVATARGKTPAVLKRAVLRQAFKVILRQDRQILEQVSANRRRFQQYPVKPLDGPQDLLGPGIRHLLELGQSLVFDERSVDISL
- a CDS encoding DUF3142 domain-containing protein, encoding MRALLWLTLVSLLHVATASAAVKADGYDAFWLWGGVSSQDVLAKAKTLYVLQGQISSSRNERYRRVNFFAQGMPVSRLPQEELWIVYRAHTLRWPESVYTQLLGQLNRWQQAGNNVVGIQIDFDARTRYLNEYVDFLRDLRQRLPDNYQLSITGLMDWSSNADASVIGELKGVIDEVVVQTYQGRHSIPDYKAYLPRLSRLGLPFKVGLIQGGEWNAPAYLERSEGFSGYVVFLQNPQ
- a CDS encoding lysozyme inhibitor LprI family protein, whose translation is MKYPAVAVLLLAFSSQHALARFMDCGKASAEIEHLICADPRLVAADAAMGKAYAEILKSTDDAGIRSMLISSQRRWIAARDQGLGELRNSVNERTGVPYTRQARSNIVLKAMQERTRQPGRTSDQASAKPGLVQRAIDQRTFDAGFTGGQFDGSIVECEFVPQADAYAYGCFGTRFFQNNNRVCSVSQDWASGELYQTRSVADVIGGKPKMIATCKSGIKDCAEGSHGWSARSGQPDADTQRIYDQIGKQTLTSLDVELWAEEGNEQWLKQCLTDPGFPWGASADLNAMFDEIYASRKPVGFEQIDVSDVVTRYFPLNTRHAALIQSFTPPGTWTIVEDLPDRLVVRDNRGRAMIEPDASSVVMTFAFSRDSTLSQVTAVLIKSQ
- a CDS encoding histone-like nucleoid-structuring protein, MvaT/MvaU family, which translates into the protein MSKLAEFRLLERKLAEQLKELDALKGDEELKKEIEFETRLRNLLADYSFSLKNVVAVLDPQAFALRLETEKPVSARKTRRARVIKVFKNPETGEVVETKGGNHRTLKEWKAKYGADVVDSWLAN